The DNA window AAACAAGTAATTGTGGCAGGTGATGAAATGCAGTTGCCGCCATCAAACATGTTCATGTCTACTATTGAAAATGATGAAGATGAAGAAGACTTTCTATCCAATGACTCACCGAGTTTATTAAATTTGGCTAAACGAAGATTCGATGAAAAGACGCTTCAATGGCATTACCGTTCCAAATATGAGGAATTAATCAACTATTCGAATCACGCCTTTTATAACGGGGCAATTCAAATATCGCCGAATGTTCAACCTTATAAAGAGCCCCCAGCTATCCAATGGATCAAGGCTGAGAATGGTAGGTGGATTGATCGAGCAAACGAAGTGGAAGCGATAAAGGTAGTAGAAGTTCTCAAGGAAATTTTAATTGCAAAACACGAAAAGTCAGTTGGGATCATCACATTCAACAGCACCCAGCAGACGAAAATTTTGGATATGATTGAGAAAGCGGCAATCGATGATGTGGAGTTTGGTTCCTTGTATGGGGAAGTGATGAGCAGAGGTCTGGATGAACGAGTTTTTGTGAAAAATATTGAGAATGTACAAGGCGATGAGCGTGACATCATCTTGTTCTCAGTCGGATACGGCCAAAATGAAGAAGGGCGCGTATACAATCGCTTTGGTTCTCTGAACCAGGAAGGCGGAGAAAACCGTCTGAATGTCGCTGTGACACGTGCAAAAGAAGAAACAATTGTCGTAAGCAGCATCGAACCGGAAGAACTGGAAGTAGCGAATTCGAAAAGCAATGGTCCACGATTGTTTAAGGATTACTTGAAATATGCGAAAGCAGTTTCCAATGGTCAAATCGAGAGAGTTCAAGAAGTCATACAAGGCGTCAATGAACTCGGTAACACAAGTGTCTCCACATCAGCATTGCAATTCGATTCACCTTTTGAAGAACAGGTCTACCAACAGTTGCGAAACCTAGGATATGAAGTCCAAACGCAAGTCGGCATGTCGGGATACCGAATTGACTTAGCCGTTATCCATCCAAACGATCCTTCTCAATATATCTTAGGAATCGAATGCGACGGCGCGATGTATCATAGTTCTAAGAATGCAAAAGAACGCGACATCTACCGTCAAAAGTTCCTCGAAAGCCGGGGCTGGACAATCGAACGTATCTGGAGCCGCAACTGGTGGAAAAACCAGAGTGTAGAGATTGAGCGGATTGATCAGGTTATTAAGGCTTTGGTGAAGAAGGATGAGGTTAAAGAGGATATGGTTGGGAGTTTGAAATAAAAAAATTATAAGTGGAGTAAAGGCTTTCCATTAAACTGGAAAGCCTTTTTTATAAGAGTAATGTTCCAAACACAACCATCAAACACAACCATCAAACACAACCTATGCTTACTTACATTAATTTTCAATTTGATATATAGTAATTTTTAAAGGAGTGGGAATTATGAAAAAATTAATGAGTACCGTTGACGTAACATCAGTAAACGGAGCGTATCGTTTCTACCAGTATCGCGATAGCAATGCCTTACCACAAATTGAGCTATATAAGATAGAAGGTGAAAAGGAAATCACTATTAGTAATGTTCTAGGAGAAGTAAAAAAGTTAAATGATGAATTCAAGTTTCAAATTGAATATGCTCCTAAAAATAGAAAGAGCACTCTTAATACGAGGGAATTCACTGAAAAATTTATAAGTTTATATAGAGAACGATAGGCTAATGAGAGGTATTTATAAATTACTTAATTCATGCTATTCGATAAGAACTTATCCTAAGTGATTTCGACACCAAGCGACAATTTATACTATATACTGCCATACTTGCTACTTCTAAGTGTGGTTTTTCATATAATAGTATTCATCTGTACAATTGTGCGCTATGCAGGGTCAATCTATATCTTTAATGGACCGGGTTGTTAGATGAGTTAGGAAAGATTCAGTAGAAGCAATAACGTAGTGAAAAAAGCCGGACCAGTTAACCTGAAGAGGTAACCGATCCGGCTTTTGTTTGCCTATTTATGAAATGGGTTTGTTACAGTAATTGCTCTGCTAGTAGCTGATAAACAGCCAATCGTTTTTCTTGAGAATGCGGGATACTGCAGATCATGGCTTCTTCAAAACCGTATTCCGTTTGTTCTCGCTGCAATTGATCGGCGACGTCTTTGGCGGAACCGACTAAATGGATGTTGCGGCTTTCCTTGATTTGCATGCGGTCCATTTCAGTTAAGGCAGAATTTTGTGCTTGTTCGGGTGTCATGAGAGGCATAATGCGGCCTTTCATCAACATCAGACGTGAAATATCTTGTGGCAATGCTTCGTATTCTGCTTCTTCGGCCGTTTCAGCTGTAGTCACCAAATAGGACACCGAAATTTCGGGTTTTACCATAAAAGCGGAAGGGACGAAGTTAGCTCGGTAGGAATCTAATATGTTTTTTGTCATGCCGCCATTGAAAAACTGGGCAAATGAATAGCCGACGCCCATACGTCCAGCTTCTAATGCGCTATTGCCACTTGAACCGAGTAGCCATGCTTCTGGCAGTTTAATATGTGTCGGAGCTGCGATGGTTTTATTGTACATCGTCTCTTCCGGTACTTCGTCGTTAATCAATTTTAATGCCGTGTCGAATTTCCCGTACATGTCGTCTGTCATCGGGCGGCGTCCTTGAGCCAAAGCATACATGGCACTATGGTCACCACCGGGTGCGCGGCCAACGCCAAAATCGATGCGACCTGGCGCAAGTGCAGCCAACGTTTTAAAGACTTCTGCCAGTTTTAACGGTGAATAATGCATCATCATCACACCGCCCGTACCGATGCGAATATTTGTTGTCTTGGCACTTAAATATGCGGCTGTGACTTCAGGTGCGGAGCTGGAGAATGCGCTGGAGCCATGATGCTCAGCCATCCACATCCGACTATAGCCCAAAGTATCGGCAAGAACCGCAAGTTCTACCGCATTTTGCATCGCTGCTGCGGCTGTGTTTCCAGTCGTAACAGGCGCTTGGTCTAAGACACTTAGTTTCATTTCGAAAACTCCCTTTCTTTCCCTGTCAGTTTGCTCATTGAGGAGTATAGCAGTATGGCGTAGCGAAATCCTTTCTTTTGTCTTAAAGGTTTTTATTTAGCGTTATGAATAGTTTTAGGAAAGTATTGCTAGGGAAGTTATGGAAATGGAGCGTTCCAATCGGATGGGGGGTACTTTTTGAATTGAAATGACTGTATAGTTATAGCAAGAGAGAAAAGCCTAGCTTTAGTAGACTGCACTGTATTTTTCAGAATATGTAAGGATTGTGTTTATTCGAATAAGGTGTGAGAGAGTAGTAGATTAGAGTTAATTATGTCTCTACGAAAGAAATAATTCTACAGCGTACTAACAATCCAATCGACAGAAAAGAACTATACAATGTACCGATAAAATAAGTAAGTATTCTAAAGGAGTGACATAATGGACGGAGTAGTAGAACAAAAATTAAAAGAAATACGCGAAGTATTTGAGAATCTCCCGAATTGTAAAGTTGAAACGAGCGTAGACAACCAGCTTGTAATCACAGGTGACAAACCGGTTTCTTGGAGTGAATCACTTGAGAATCAGGATGCAGAAACTACGCATAAAATTGGAACGATTAAACCGCATAAATCTTCACTTGGGCTTTACATCGATTTTCCACATGGCTATATTGATGACAGCAAGTTAGAAAACATTATAAACCCAGAAGGAACGTTAATGTATTACCCACCCGGTACGAAGACGTCTACTGTGAAAAGCTGGTGGCGATTCCGCTCTGATGAAAAATTCGACAGCATTCACTTGGTTTTAAGAAAGATCGAGTTGGCTTATTACAATTTTAAACGAGAAGACTGGATTGAGTTAATGCGAGAGATCACGGAAGCCAATAAATAAAAATGAAAACAGGCTCCTTGGCAAGAAGCAATTCTAAAAGGTGCCGACAAAACACAATAATTCATAGATTGCTACACCTGCCAAATCAACAGCGCAGGTGTAGCTTTTTGATTTTATTCACTTCAAAAATTATGTGCAACCTAGAGAATAATAAGGTAATCACCCGAGAAATTGGGTAAATATGAATAAAGTAGATCTATAAGAGCAAAGTAGAAGGTTTTTATGGGTATGCTAGGACGACTCTAGAAATGAGGGATAGCTCATGGAATACATTTTCATCTCGGCTGCAGTGGTGCTGACTTTGCTAGTGGCCGTCTTTATTTATAGTAGAAAGGATAGGGAGACCATAGCGCGAGTTGAAGAGCCATACGTTGAAGAAGCGACAGAAGAAAGTAGCGAGGTTGAACCAGAGCCAGAAGATGATGACAGCTACTTGAACCCTACAGTGTCAGAAGTAGATAACGAGGAAATTGCCAAAAGCGGTTACAAGAAAATCGAGCTTCCTACGAATATGATTCCGATTATTGCACAGACCTTAAAAGATGGGGCGGTAGTTCTCCAACAAAGCCGGACATTTCGCGTGGAGTTTAGTCCGGAAGTGGTAAAGGGGCTGAAGGACAAGAGCATGACCTTGATTGAGCGGACAAACGGCAGAGGCTATGTACCGGCAGTGAAAAAAGCTGGCATGAAAAGGATTTATGAACAAGCGGTCCTTGTGAAGCGCGTGAATCCAGGGCTCTTGGCGCACGCGAGTATGAACTTGTTGACGACGGTTGTTGGCCAGCAACAACTTATTGAAATCCAAAGTTCTTTGAAAAGCATGGAACGGCAGCTCGAAGCTTTGATTCAGCACAGGGAAAATGATTTTACGGGACGGATCGAGGCGCGCTTTAGTTATTTCAAAGAAGTTATTGAACGGTTTCGTCGAAATGGCATCACGCTTGGCGGTGTGGAAGACGCAGAAATCGAAGGGTTTTATACGGCGACGCTGCAGGATTTGAAAGTGTTGACGAAAGACTTGAAAACAGTTGTTGCAAACATTGAAGGATTAAGAGAGCATGAAACGCTGCGGAAATGGGGAGACGCACCCATAAAAAAAGACTACCAGCAGCTTATTGGGCAGTTTAACGCCAAGCAAGAACTTGTGCTGCTCAATGTGCAGTTTATTGAGGAATGCTATGAACCGTATCTCCGGACAATTCGGAATTACGCAGAAGAGGACGTTAAATCGCAAGCTTTGGCGGCAATTGTTGTAGAAAACCATTCCATCATCAAAGCGATCGAAGAAAAAGTGAAGAGCATCGAAGAAAACTATCGAGTGAAGATTAATTTTGGCATCAAGGCCTTGAAATACCGTGACTTGGAAAGCCTGAAGAAACTAGAGCCTAAGAAAATCAGTCAGCAAAAAATATCAGAAAAAGAAGTTCCAGCCGAAGTGCTCGTCGAAGTAATGGAAGATGACAAAGCATATGCGTACATTCCACAGGAAAATTACTAGTCTAAACTGACAAACACCCTCCGCTGAGCGGTTGGCTTCTGCCAACTTTTCAGTAAAGGGTGTTTTATTATATCTATTAAACTCAGTAAGATTCCAAGTCCGGTGCTTGTCGTTTCAAGCTTGCCTGTTCATAAGAAAAGGCGAGTTCAATCAACCGCGCTTCGCTAAATGCTTGTGCGCTGAACGTAACACCAACGGGATGTCCACTGCTCGTGTATCCTGCCGGAACGGTGATAGACGGGTAGCCTGCTTTTGCAGGCATATCGGCACCGCGATTGTTTTGGAATAATAGCGCGTCGAGTTGGTGTTCTTGCATGACGAGATCCAATCCTTCTGAAGTAGAAGTTCGTAAATCAGTTTTGCGGTGTTCCAGGTATGTCGGGTTGTTTAGATCATCGCTCAAAGCCTGTGATTTTTCCAGTTCAGCTTGGCCGAATTTCATGCGACGCTCGGGTTCTTGTTTGTTGAATTCGATAACGTCCGCTAGTGATTTGACTGGCACTTCAGCGGGTGTGGTGCGCAAATAGTCGTTGACGTTACGCTTGAATTCATACCACAAGACGTCTGACTCAAATGATGTCTTTGGAATGGTCACTTCGACAACCGTGGCACCGAGTGTTTTGAATTGCTCGATGGCCTCATCCATAATGGCACGTTCTTCTGGTGCTTTGTCGTTTAAAAAGCTAAGGTCGACGCCAATACGGGCACCGTTCAAACCGTCCTTTTTCAAGTGCGGCGTGTAATCAGTGAGCGCATGTTCCGCGCTTTTTAGTGTTGCCGAATCTTGTTCGTCGACGCCAGTCATCGCGCCAAGCAAAATCGCGGCATCTGTCACAGTACGCGCCATTGGTCCAGCTGTATCCTGACTTTCAGCAATTGGAATGATGCGCGAGCGACTAAT is part of the Planococcus sp. PAMC 21323 genome and encodes:
- a CDS encoding amidase family protein, coding for MKTNTFQLNETTIQDIQQAFRDNKLTSVELVQAYLDRIKVFDQNGPKINSVLTINPDALTIAAQLDEKRGENNQGPLYGIPVLVKDNIETKDPMPTTAGSIALEHNFATDDAFVAKQLRNAGAIILGKVNMSEWAYFMSQDGPSGYSSLGGQVLNPYGVGVFKAEDVGGSSSGTGAAIASNFAVVGVGTETSGSILSPSSANSIVGIKPTLGLISRSRIIPIAESQDTAGPMARTVTDAAILLGAMTGVDEQDSATLKSAEHALTDYTPHLKKDGLNGARIGVDLSFLNDKAPEERAIMDEAIEQFKTLGATVVEVTIPKTSFESDVLWYEFKRNVNDYLRTTPAEVPVKSLADVIEFNKQEPERRMKFGQAELEKSQALSDDLNNPTYLEHRKTDLRTSTSEGLDLVMQEHQLDALLFQNNRGADMPAKAGYPSITVPAGYTSSGHPVGVTFSAQAFSEARLIELAFSYEQASLKRQAPDLESY
- a CDS encoding MsnO8 family LLM class oxidoreductase, whose translation is MKLSVLDQAPVTTGNTAAAAMQNAVELAVLADTLGYSRMWMAEHHGSSAFSSSAPEVTAAYLSAKTTNIRIGTGGVMMMHYSPLKLAEVFKTLAALAPGRIDFGVGRAPGGDHSAMYALAQGRRPMTDDMYGKFDTALKLINDEVPEETMYNKTIAAPTHIKLPEAWLLGSSGNSALEAGRMGVGYSFAQFFNGGMTKNILDSYRANFVPSAFMVKPEISVSYLVTTAETAEEAEYEALPQDISRLMLMKGRIMPLMTPEQAQNSALTEMDRMQIKESRNIHLVGSAKDVADQLQREQTEYGFEEAMICSIPHSQEKRLAVYQLLAEQLL